From the Gasterosteus aculeatus chromosome 13, fGasAcu3.hap1.1, whole genome shotgun sequence genome, one window contains:
- the LOC120830567 gene encoding A disintegrin and metalloproteinase with thrombospondin motifs 12, with protein sequence MRCSRERPVFFLLHFVFTWAAGHGGVFSLSTEQGRLSQSDVSIVHPVKTTADGEFVSHSVAHHFEGGRTRRDLRPLDSDAQVYYKVDHGGHSLMFNLTANVGLLSNNYVLERRNGAASRTEHRRSAGSTCHLLGTVEAPGARGTAAISTCEGLRGFFSLPEGHFFIEPVQRSPDDPAGTPEPHIVYSRVPTGRQRNKRSAEPQETHSSCGVQDASSDAVQVEKEREEWEREQQRGEDRAHPRKWRSVSRERWVETMVVADAKLIEYHGSDNVESYIFTIMNMVAGIFHDASIGNAIHVMLVRLILLQGEEKGLKIVHHADTTLTSFCAWQKNLNPQSDTHPAHHDVAVLVTRKDICAGMNQPCETLGLSHLSGMCQPHRSCNINEDTGLPVAFTIAHEMGHSLGIHHDGHGNDCEPQGRHPFIMSRQLMYDSSPLTWSTCSKEYITRFLDRGWGFCLDDRPSKRDLTTPLARLGVRYTTEHQCQLQYGPNATFCHEVDNMCQILWCSVNGTCRSKLDSPIDGTRCGPEKWCISGECVIVGKLPETVNGGWGQWSTWSHCSRTCGTGVQSAERECSNPKPEFGGKYCTGERKRYRTCNTKRCQKNTPTFREMLCSEFDTVPYHNELYQWIPVNNPSNPCELHCRPVMELFSERMLDAVTDGTPCFMNNMSRNICVNGVCKAVGCDNGIDSNAVEDRCGVCLGDGKSCETVYKTFDGGESFGYVDVGVIPEGARDILVKEVEEAGNFLALRNVTSEQYFLNGNFIIQWNGEYKAGGTTFYYERSGNMENLTAPGPTKRPVMLQLLFQEKNPGIKYEYTIKKTRETGNDLIEPLYRWRHGAWTDCSTTCGLGGQQQPVRCFEVDVGVVDESLCDPARRPEDRHRKCKNMDCPARWWVGGWQQCTVTCGPQGVRQRTVLCVRTVSAEERVLHPVECKHLPEPKPVVPCNRDVPCGKDWAVSDWEECPITCGGGVRSRTVTCALAPGKTCDVLSKPRSRSLCALQSCPNSSLRRRPGPAPKYRRIYPPKSHPTPNPGAPWAPTTSVVATDAATADSPNAPFTVRKENQETTIAFTTTTMSLSTPTNPHNVDADFELNVVRINEDERVVPSKVNSAGNDRKATDVKKVDEREEGEDGSTPNVVMYTLGYDYVVEERTTEEQGIIDLDIPRHQTHTKYTSLKKPTPQIAITPILQTNPPTMQTTKAPTAAYPTPDTSTQTWAGSTHRYPSSNPHTTLRINPNSLRKLRVPLTTAMYRSVPPAASIRPTQAPPSTRAWTLFPNVASSRSTVTIVKLKKPAVTPNKNNPSPRAKKPSSKGSHSKGQNQQAESPMSSSISDQRNLRAREPISMDVFWFVGNWSECSTTCGIGAIWRTVVCSSQKDEDCASVKGPEPARTCHLQPCAIWHSGSWSKCPDSCVVVARRYREVQCVDSQSKRPLRPFHCQAVSSKPVSTLTCPHKPCMIWSTSPWGPCSGSCGEGVREKMVYCPEPLRCDATQRPNSTEACKLKPCTHWTAEDWEECSVSCGGGQQHRGVNCVSEQDLAVMPNSLCETISKPDTLRKCNMQECKTNTGPVCKKNTISARFCDKLKLLGRCSLRSVQRQCCVTCGS encoded by the exons AGAGGCTTCTTCTCGCTGCCAGAGGGACACTTCTTTATCGAACCTGTCCAGAGATCCCCTGATGATCCTGCGGGGACTCCCGAGCCCCATATTGTCTATTCAAGAGTCCCAACGGGACGTCAAAGAAACAAACGCAGCGCTGAGCCCCAAGAGACGCACAGCTCCTGCGGAGTTCAAG ATGCTTCAAGTGACGCTGTtcaggtggagaaggagagggaggagtgggagagagagcagcagaggggggaggaccGGGCTCACCCCCGCAAGTGGCGCTCAGTCAGCAGAGAGCGCTGGGTGGAGACTATGGTGGTGGCCGACGCCAAGCTCATAGAATACCACGGCAGCGATAACGTGGAGTCCTACATCTTCACCATCATGAACATG GTGGCTGGGATCTTTCATGATGCCAGTATTGGGAACGCCATCCACGTCATGCTGGTTCGCCTCATTCTACTGCAGGGAGAAGAG AAAGGGTTAAAGATCGTTCACCACGCGGACACGACGTTGACCAGCTTCTGCGCTTGGCAGAAGAACCTAAACCCCCAGAGCGACACGCACCCGGCTCACCACGACGTTGCCGTGTTGGTCACGAG GAAAGACATCTGTGCTGGGATGAACCAGCCCTGTGAGACTCTCGGTCTGTCCCATCTGTCTGGGATGTGTCAACCGCACCGCAGCTGCAACATCAACGAGGACACCGGACTGCCGGTGGCCTTCACCATCGCCCATGAAATGGGCCACAG CTTGGGAATCCATCACGACGGTCATGGGAATGACTGCGAGCCGCAGGGGCGCCATCCGTTCATCATGTCCAGACAGCTGATGTACGACAGCTCGCCGCTCACCTGGTCCACGTGCTCTAAAGAATACATCACACGCTTCCTTGA CCGCGGCTGGGGTTTCTGTCTGGATGATCGCCCCTCCAAGAGGGACCTCACCACCCCTCTGGCTCGCCTCGGCGTACGCTACACCACGGAGCACCAGTGCCAGCTCCAGTACGGCCCCAACGCCACTTTCTGCCATGAAGTTGAC aaCATGTGCCAGATTCTTTGGTGTTCAGTGAACGGCACCTGCCGCTCCAAACTGGACTCTCCCATAGACGGCACCCGCTGCGGACCGGAGAAG TGGTGTATCTCGGGAGAATGCGTGATCGTGGGTAAACTCCCAGAGACGGTGAATGGGGGCTGGGGCCAGTGGAGCACCTGGTCTCACTGCTCCAGGACCTGTGGAACCGGGGTTCAGTCAGCAGAGCGGGAATGTAGCAACCCAAA ACCAGAGTTCGGAGGCAAATACTGCACAGGGGAGAGGAAGCGCTACCGGACCTGCAACACCAAACGCTGCCAGAAGAATACGCCGACTTTCCGAGAGATGCTGTGCAGCGAGTTTGACACCGTGCCGTACCACAACGAGCTGTACCAGTGGATTCCTGTGAATAACCCAT CGAACCCCTGCGAGCTGCACTGTCGGCCAGTCATGGAGTTATTTTCGGAGAGGATGCTGGACGCTGTGACGGACGGGACGCCGTGCTTCATGAACAACATGTCCAGAAATATCTGCGTCAACGGAGTGTGCAAG GCGGTGGGCTGTGACAACGGCATCGACTCAAACGCCGTGGAGGACCGCTGCGGCGTCTGCCTGGGAGACGGCAAGAGCTGCGAGACGGTTTATAAGACGTTTGACGGCGGGGAGAGCTTCG GGTACGTGGACGTGGGTGTGATACCCGAGGGGGCGCGGGACATCCTGGtgaaggaagtggaggaggcGGGTAACTTCCTGGCGCTGAGAAACGTGACATCGGAGCAGTACTTCCTCAACGGCAACTTCATCATCCAGTGGAATGGGGAGTACAAGGCCGGGGGCACGACCTTCTACTACGAGCGCAGCGGGAACATGGAGAACCTCAccgctccgggacccaccaaaCGGCCCGTCATGCTGCAG TTGTTGTTTCAGGAGAAGAACCCGGGTATCAAGTACGAGTACACCATCAAGAAGACCAGGGAGACAGGAAATGATCTCATAGAACCCCTTTACAGGTGGAGACACGGGGCGTGGACAGACTGCAGCACCACCTGCGGCTTAG GTGGGCAACAGCAGCCCGTGCGGTGTTTCGAGGTGGACGTGGGGGTAGTGGACGAGTCTCTGTGTGACCCGGCCCGGCGTCCAGAAGACCGACACAGAAAATGCAAGAATATGGATTGTCCTGCGAG GTGGTGGGTGGGTGGCTGGCAGCAGTGTACTGTCACCTGTGGACCACAAGGGGTTCGTCAACGGACGGTGCTGTGTGTCCGAACGGTCTCGGCGGAGGAAAGGGTGCTTCACCCGGTCGAGTGCAAGCATCTCCCTGAACCCAAACCCGTGGTGCCGTGCAATAGGGATGTGCCCTGTGGAAAGGACTGGGCTGTCAGTGATTGGGAGGAG TGCCCCATCACATGTGGCGGTGGCGTCCGCTCACGCACGGTCACATGTGCGTTGGCCCCCGGGAAGACCTGCGACGTCTTATCCAAGCCTCGGTCCAGATCGCTGTGCGCCCTGCAGAGCTGCCCCAACTCGAGTCTTCGTAGACGACCAGGGCCGGCTCCCAAATACCGACGCATCTACCCACCAAAAAGCCATCCCACCCCGAATCCCGGAGCTCCTTGGGCTCCCACCACAAGCGTCGTGGCAACAGATGCTGCCACAGCTGACTCCCCCAACGCTCCTTTCACAGTCCGGAAAGAAAACCAAGAAACTACAATTGCTTTCACCACGACCACCATGTCCCTTTCAACCCCTACAAACCCGCATAACGTAGACGCGGATTTTGAGCTCAATGTTGTTAGGATTAATGAGGATGAGAGAGTTGTTCCGTCTAAAGTCAACTCCGCTGGAAACGACAGAAAAGCGACTGATGTGAAAAAGGTagacgagagagaggagggagaggatggAAGTACGCCGAATGTGGTGATGTATACTCTTGGGTACGATTATGTTGTTGAGGAGAGGACAACAGAGGAGCAGGGTATTATTGATCTAGACATACCAAGACACCAGACACATACCAAATATACCTCCCTCAAAAAGCCGACACCACAAATAGCCATCACGCCCATTTTGCAAACAAATCCACCTACCATGCAAACAACCAAAGCACCCACTGCCGCCTACCCCACACCAGACACCAGTACTCAAACATGGGCAGGGTCCACTCACCGCTATCCCTCTTCCAATCCCCATACAACCCTTCGCATCAATCCAAACAGCCTTCGGAAACTAAGGGTTCCCCTCACCACTGCCATGTACCGCTCTGTTCCGCCAGCAGCTAGCATCCGCCCAACACAAGCTCCTCCTTCCACAAGAGCGTGGACCTTGTTCCCCAATGTGGCGTCATCCCGGTCCACTGTGACGATCGTTAAACTGAAGAAGCCTGCGGTGACACCCAATAAAAACAACCCTTCCCCTCGTGCCAAAAAGCCTTCTTCCAAAGGCAGTCACTCGAAAGGTCAAAACCAGCAAGCCGAAAGTCCCATGAGCAGCTCCATCAGTGACCAACGTAACCTGAGGGCCAGAGAGCCAATCAGCATGGATGTATTCTGGTTCGTAGGAAACTGGAGCGAG TGTTCAACGACATGTGGCATTGGAGCGATATGGAGGACAGTAGTGTGCAGCtcccagaaggacgaggactgTGCGAGCGTCAAGGGACCCGAGCCGGCACGTACGTGTCACTTGCAGCCCTGTGCCATCTGGCACAGTGGCAGCTGGAGCAAG TGTCCAGATTCCTGTGTGGTGGTGGCCAGGAGATATCGTGAAGTTCAGTGCgttgattcccagagtaaacgGCCCCTCAGACCATTCCACTGCCAGGCCGTGTCCAGCAAACCTGTCAGCACCTTGACTTGCCCCCACAAGCCCTGTATGATCTGGAGTACATCACCCTGGGGACCA TGCTCTGGCAGCTGTGGGGAAGGTGTCAGGGAGAAGATGGTTTACTGCCCCGAGCCCCTTCGTTGCGATGCCACGCAGAGGCCCAACAGCACAGAGGCGTGCAAACTAAAGCCCTGCACTCACTGGACGGCTGAGGACTGGGAGGAG TGCTCTGTGAGTTGTGGTGGGGGTCAGCAGCATCGTGGAGTCAACTGCGTGAGTGAGCAGGATTTGGCCGTGATGCCAAACAGCCTCTGTGAGACGATTTCCAAACCAGACACACTCAGGAAGTGCAATATGCAGGAATGCAAGACCAACACAG GTCCAGTTTGCAAGAAAAACACCATCTCGGCTCGCTTCTGTGACAAGCTGAAGCTGCTGGGCCGCTGCTCTCTCAGGTCGGTCCAAAGGCAGTGTTGTGTCACCTGTGGGTCGTAG
- the LOC120830569 gene encoding fibroblast growth factor 10, which yields MIRWAAGGSKAASASSCSGAGVGPRCGRGTGSRLRLPSTLLPPALSLPFLVAVLFLSFSLPGAACHQLRRDRPRPASLRTLRLPLNVSEVEVISRTRATLGRTGGPQGRHVRSYNHLQGDMRRRKLFSFQKFFLRIDKNGKVNGTKSKDDPLSILEITSVEVGVVAIKGLNSNYYLAISRRGELYGAREFGVDCTLKERIEENGYNTYASAEWRNKKRQMFVGLNVHGKPLRGKRTRRKNMATHFLPIMP from the exons ATGATCAGATGGGCTGCCGGAGGAAGTAAGGCCGCCTCTGCGTCGTCCTGCTCCGGAGCCGGGGTAGGGCCTCGATGTGGTCGTGGGACCGGCTCCAGGCTGAGGTTACCTTCAACGCTGCTGCCCCCCGCCCTGTCTCTGCCTTTCCTGGTTGCGGTGCTTTTTTTGTCCTTCTCCCTGCCCGGAGCGGCATGCCACCAGCTCCGCAGAGACAGGCCGAGACCCGCCAGCCTACGGACTCTCAGGCTTCCACTGAACGTTTCTGAGGTGGAGGTCATCTCCAGGACGAGGGCGACCTTGGGTCGGACAGGGGGGCCGCAGGGCCGGCACGTGCGCAGCTACAATCACCTCCAAGGGGACATGCGGAGGAGGAAGCTGTTCTCCTTCCAGAAGTTTTTCCTGAGGATCGACAAGAACGGAAAGGTCAACGGAACCAAGAGCAAGGATGACCCCCTCA GTATTCTGGAAATCACATCGGTGGAGGTCGGAGTGGTGGCCATCAAAGGGCTGAACAGTAACTACTATCTGGCTATCAGCAGAAGAGGAGAGCTGTACGGAGCG AGGGAGTTCGGCGTCGACTGCACCCTGAAGGAGCGCATTGAGGAGAACGGCTACAACACGTACGCGTCGGCCGAgtggaggaacaagaagaggcagATGTTCGTGGGCCTGAACGTCCACGGGAAGCCGCTGAGGGGGAAGAGGACGCGCAGGAAGAACATGGCCACCCACTTCCTCCCGATTATGCCGTGA